Part of the Archocentrus centrarchus isolate MPI-CPG fArcCen1 chromosome 4, fArcCen1, whole genome shotgun sequence genome is shown below.
ccaaaccacaacaactgaggcTCCAACAGCAACCACAGAGACCCCAACGACAACAATTGAGGCTccagccacgacaacagaggtcgcaacaacgacaacagcagtcccaacaacaacaacagcggtcccaacaacaacaacagaggtcccaacaatgacaacagctgccccaacgacaacaacagaggcccaaacCACAACCACAGAGACCCCAGTGACAACAAGTGAGACCCCAACCATGACAACAGAAGTCCCAACAATGACAACTGAGGTCTCAACTACGTACACAGAAGCCTTAACCAGAACAAGTGATGTCCCAAGCACAACAACAGTGGTTCCacccacaacaacagaggtgccaaccacaactacagaGGTCACAACCATGACAACAGAGgcaccaaccacaacaacagaggcctcaACCAGAACAACAGAGGCTTCAAGTACTACAACAGCTGCTCaatccacaacaacagaggccccaacaacgacaacagcgGTCCCAACCACGTCCACAGAAGCCTCAACTAAAACAAGTGAtgctccaacaacaacaacagaggtgccaaccacaacaacagaggcttcaagtactacaacagctgccccaacgacaacaactgaGGCTCCAACAGCAACCACAGAGTCTGTAACGACAACGactgaggccccaaccacgacaacagaggacccaaccacaacaacagaggtcccaacaatgacaacagctgccccaaccacaacaactgaggcCCCAACAATGACAACAGCGGTCCCAACCACGTCCACAGAAGCCTCAACTAAAGCAAGTGATGCTCCAATCACGACAACAGAggtgccaacaacaacaacagaggtgcCAACCACAAcgacagaggtcccaaccaccacaacagaggccccaaccacaacaacagaggcctcaaccacaacaacagaggcttcaagtactacaacagctgccccaaccacaacaactgaggcTCCAACAGCAACCACAGAGTCTGTAATGACAACgacagaggccccaaccacgacaacagaagtcccaaccacaacagaggccccaaccacgacaacagaggccccaaccacaacaacagaggcctcaaccacaacaacagaggcttcaagtgctacaacagctgccccaaccacaacaactgaggcTCCAACAGCAACCACAGAGTCTGTAATGACAACGactgaggccccaaccacgacaacagaaggcccaaccacaacagaggtcccaaccacgacaacagaggccccaaccacaacaacagaggcctcaaccacaacaacagaggcttcaagtgctacaacagctgccccaacaacaacaacagaagtcccaaccacaacagaggtcccaacaacgacaacagaagCCCCAACCATGACAACAGAGGTTTCAAGTAGTACAACAGCTgcccaaaccacaacaattGAGGCTCCAACAGCAACCACAGAGACCCCTACGACAACaagtgaggccccaaccacaacaacagaagtaccaacaacgacaacagaggccccaacaacaacaattgAGGCTCCAGCCatgacaacagaggtcccaacaacgacaacagaggtcccaaccacaacaacagaggtcccaacaatgacaacagctgccccaaccacaacaacagaggttcCAACAGCAACCACAGAGTCTGCAACGACAATAAGTGTGGccacaaccacgacaacagaagtcccaaccacaacagaggtcccaacatcGACAACAGAAGCCCCAAGCATGACAACAGTCACCGCGACCACAACAACAGGGGCTTTAAgcactacaacagctgccccaactacaacaacagaggccccaacaacaaccacagagccCCCAGCGACAACAAGTGAGActccaaccacgacaacagaagtcccaacaacgacaacagaggccccaaccatGTCCACAGAAGCCTCAACCACAACAAGTGATGCCCCAAGCATGACAACAGAggtgccaacaacaacaacagaggtgcACACCACAAcgacagaggtcccaacaatgaCAACAGAGGTCCAAAGCACGACCACAGAGGcctcaaccacaacaacagaggcttcaacaacaacaacagctgccccaaccacaacaacagaggcccaaaccacaacaactgaggctccaacaacaaccacagtgtcTGCAACGACAACgagtgaggccccaaccacgacaacagaagtCTCAaccacaacagaggtcccaaccatgacaacagaggccccaactacaacaacagaggcccaaaccacaacaactgaggcTCCAACAGCAACCACAGAGTCTGCAACGACAATGAGTGTggccccaaccacgacaacagaagtCCAAACCACAACAGAAGTCCCAAACAGAACAACAGAAGCCCCAACCATGACAACAGTCAccgcaaccacaacaacagaggcacaAACCACAACAGCTGAGgtgccaacaacaaccacagaggccccaacgacaacaCCACAGAGTCTGCAACGACAATgagtgaggccccaaccacgacaacagaagtCCAAACCACAACAGAAGTCCCAAACAGAACAACAGAAGCCCCAACCATGACAACAGTCAccgcaaccacaacaacagaggcacaAACCACAACACCTGAGgtgccaacaacaaccacagaggccccaacgacaacaagtgaggccccagccacaacaacagaggtacCAGCAACGACAATAGCTGccgcaacagcaacaacagaggccccaaccacaacaacagaggtcccaacaacaaccacagagccCCCAGCGACAAGTGAGACTCCAACCATGACAACAGAagtcccaacaacgacaacagggGTCCCAACCACATCCACAGAAGCCTCAACTACAACAAGTCATGCCCCAATCACGACAACAGAggtgccaacaacaacaacagaggtgcCAACCACAACGACAGAGgacccaaccacgacaacagaggccccaagcACAATAACAGAAGCTTCAAgtgctacaacagctgccccaaccacaacaactgaggcTCCAACAGGAACCACAGAGTCTGTAACGACAACGACTGAGGCCCCAACCatgacaacagaggccccaaccacaacagaggtcccaaccactacaacagaggccccaaccacaacaacagaggcgtcaaccacaacaacagaggcttcaagtactacaacagctgcccaaaccacaacaactgaggtTCCAACAGCAACCACAGAGTCTGCAACGACAATGAGTGTGGCctcaaccacgacaacagaagtcccaaccacaacagaggtcccaacatcGACAACAGAAGCCCCAACCATGACAACAGTCACCGCGACCACAACAACAGGGGCTTTAAGCCctacaacagctgcctcaactacaacaacagaggccccaacaacaaccacagagccCCCAGCGACAACAAGTGAGActccaaccacgacaacagaggtcccaacaacgacaacagaggccccaaccatGCCCACAGAAGCCTCAACTACAACAAGTGATGCCCCAAGCATGACAACAGAggtgccaacaacaacaacagaggcgccaaccacaacaacagaggtcccaacaactacaacagaggtcccaagcacaacaacagaggcctcaaccacaacaacagaggcttcaagtactacaacagctgccccaaccacaacaacagaggcccaaacCACAACACCTGAGgtcccaacaacaaccacagagccTCCAACGACAACaagtgaggccccaaccacgacaacagctaccccaaccacaacaacagaggtcccaacaacgacaacagaggccccaacgacaacaatTGAGGCTCCAGCCACAACAACAGcggtcccaacaacgacaacagctgtcccaacaatgacaacagctgccccaaccacaacaacagaggctccaacaacaacaacaaagcctCCAGCGACAACAAGTGAGACTCCAACCACGACAACTGAagtcccaacaacgacaacagaggccccaaccatGTCCACAGAAGCCTCAACCATAACAAGTGATGCCCCAAGCACGACAACAGAGGTGCACACCACAAcgacagaggtcccaacaacgacaacagaggtcccaaggacaacaacagaggcctcaaccacaacaacagaggcttcaagtactacaacagctgccccaaccaCATCAACAGAGGCCCAACCCACAACAACTGAGGCTCCAACAGCAACCACAGTGTCTGCAACGACAACgagtgaggccccaaccacgacaacagaagtcccaaccacaacagaggtcccaaccacaactacaGAAGCCCCAACCATGACAACAGTCACCGcaaacacaacaacagaggcacaAACCACAACAGCTGAGGtggcaacaacaaccacagagacCCCAACGACAACAATTGAGGCTccagccacgacaacagaggtcccaacaacgaaAACAggggtcccaaccacaacaacaaaggtcccaacaacaacaattgAGGCTCCAGGCACGAAAACAGTGGTCCCAACAATGACAACAGAGGttccaaccacaacaacaggggtcccaacaacgacaacagaggccccaatgACAACAAATGAGGCTCCAGCCACGACAACAGgggtcccaacaacgacaaccgATGccgcaaccacaacaacagaggtcccaaccacaacatcAGAGGCCTTAACCActacaacagaggccccaaccacaacaactgaggtACTAACAACAACTGTcgaacaaacaacaacaacggTCACAACCACAACAGAAgacccaaccacaacaactgacACCAAAACCACAACCACACAGTCCCCAACCACAAAAACAGAGGCCTTAACCACTTTAGCAGAGGaagcaacaactgcaactgagtctccaaccactgcaacagctgccccaaccacaacCACAGAGGTCTCAagcacgacaacagaggtcccaaccactACAACAGGGggcccaaccacaacaacagaggccttAACCACTACAGCAGAGGCCCTGACCACAACAACTGATTCCCCAACcgcaacaacagctgccccaacaacaacaactgagGCCCTAACCACAACAACTGAAGCCCCAACTACAACAACTGCGGTCCCAACCACAAAAACTGTCGAACAAACAGCAACAATGGTCACAACCACAACAGAAGCCCCAACCACAATAACTGCACCCcaaaccacgacaacagagtctCCAAccactacaacagctgccccaaccacaacaactgaggcCTTAACCACAACAACTGAAGCCCTAACCACAACAGCTGCAGCCCTAACTACTACAACTATCgaacaaacagcagcaacagtcaCAACCACAACAGaagccccaaccacaacaacagagaccCAAACCACAGCCACAGAGTCCCCAACCACAATAACTGAGACCCAAACCACAGCCACAGAGTcaccaaccacaacaacagaggccttAACCACTACAACAGAGACAGCAACAACTTCAACTGTGTCTCCAACCACTAAAACAactgccccaaccacaacaacagaggctccaaccacaacaactgagacCAAAACCACAACCACAGAGTCCCCAACCACAAAAACAGAGGCCTTGACCACTTTAACAGAGGCAGCAACAACTACAACTGAGTCTCCAACCACTACAACAGAAGCTGCAACCATGACAACAGAAGCCACAACAACATTAGAGGCCGCAAGCACTATAACAGCTGCATCAACCAATACAACTTTCGAACCAACCACAACTAGAGCAGTTCCAACCACAGCACCTGAGGCCCTAACCACTACAGTAAAGGCCTTAACCACTACAACAGAtgccacaacaacaacaacagctgccccatCCATAACCATGGAACGAACCACAACAACTGTGGTGCCCACTACAACCACTGTTGTCTCAACCATGACAACAGTCACCCCTGCAACTACAACTGCGGCACCAACTACACCATCTGTGTTACCAACCACAACTGCAACATCAACTATaaccacaacagcagcagccacaacCACTTCTGtaccaaccacaacaacagctgcacaaA
Proteins encoded:
- the LOC115778913 gene encoding mucin-5AC-like, encoding TTEVPTATTESATTISVATTTTTEVPTTTETEAQTTTTEAPTTTTVSATTTSPNDNTTESATTMSEAPTTTTEVQTTTEVPNRTTEAPTMTTVTATTTTEAQTTTPEVPTTTTEPPATSETPTMTTEVPTTTTGVPTTSTEASTTTSHAPITTTEVPTTTTEVPTTTTEDPTTTTEAPSTITEASSATTAAPTTTTEAPTGTTESVTTTTEAPTMTTEAPTTTTEASSTTTAAQTTTTEVPTATTDHDNRGPNNDNRCRNHNNRGPNHNIRGLNHYNRGPNHNN
- the LOC115778914 gene encoding cell wall protein DAN4-like, producing MVTTTTEAPTTITAPQTTTTESPTTTTAAPTTTTEALTTTTEALTTTAAALTTTTIEQTAATVTTTTEAPTTTTETQTTATESPTTITETQTTATESPTTTTEALTTTTETATTSTVSPTTKTTAPTTTTEAPTTTTETKTTTTESPTTKTEALTTLTEAATTTTESPTTTTEAATMTTEATTTLGHSSRIGWLRAGNSSTSMPQLQVVKGKRSWQATWQEVKSQASERNHPALSPKARMAMGPVSEAEAAVVVSIPFPSQYLPGQDPGQDRGSHSGANHGFHLASSCRYACTTSCHPHRFE